In Castanea sativa cultivar Marrone di Chiusa Pesio chromosome 6, ASM4071231v1, a single window of DNA contains:
- the LOC142638465 gene encoding uncharacterized protein LOC142638465: protein MVCFLMETRLDKEGFEKLYGNIPFQNKIIVKHPNSRGGLAFLWKNDVSLEVNNFTANHVLAKVTEGDGYGYPYTWSNKRLGEANTEIRLDRGVANKEWTNRFQLSRVMHLATHASNHLPLLLHIQSFAQPRQNHGRSFRFEESWLLRAECADVIQEAWGKARVDRAGLAAV from the exons ATGGTCTGTTTCTTGATGGAGACTAGACTTGATAAGGAAGGTTTTGAGAAGTTATATGGAAATATACCATTTCAGAATAAGATCATCGTTAAACATCCGAATTCTAGGGGAGGATTGGCTTTTTTGTGGAAGAATGATGTGAGTTTGGAGGTTAATAATTTTACTGCTAACCATGTCTTGGCTAAAGTCACGGAAGGAGATGGTTAT GGATATCCCTACACTTGGAGCAATAAGAGGCTTGGGGAAGCTAATACTGAGATTCGGCTTGATAGAGGTGTTGCCAATAAAGAATGGACTAATAGATTCCAGCTGAGTAGGGTTATGCACTTGGCAACTCATGCATCGAATCACCTTCCACTTTTGTTGCATATTCAATCCTTTGCACAGCCAAGGCAAAACCATGGGAGAAGTTTCAGATTTGAGGAGTCATGGTTACTTCGGGCTGAATGTGCAGATGTTATTCAGGAGGCGTGGGGGAAGGCAAGAGTGGATAGGGCTGGTTTGGCTGCAGTATAG
- the LOC142638468 gene encoding uncharacterized protein LOC142638468 yields the protein MAWGSPITDPDTIAIKETQKQLDRLNKAELTEASKAKFLSLSKRMDELLQKQEMYRAQRFRINWMKHGDRNTKFFHAKASQRRRKNYINGIRNSQWMWVENLKEVVEVASDYCDNLFQAGVGDQMEECLDAVESRVTDDMREFLSTQFTTKEVKVALFQMGPTKALGPDGMNAHFYQKYWHTVGDSVVSAVLNFFNNGNMLPNINHTNIVLIPKVQNSERMSEFRPINLCNVIYKIISKVLANRLKQVLPQIISPTQSAFVPGRLITDNVMVAYETLHTMHARKKGKKGYLALKLDISKAYDRIEWQFCKANWVEGKIIAEILQTYARASRQSINLEKSSAYFSSNTPERQKDHILEILRIKEVDRFVNYLGLPTLIGRAKYNTFSYLKDRIWKKLQGWKGMLLSRVSKEILIKAMAQSIPTYTMSVFQITLKLCNELDALCAKFWWGQIGNELKIHWKSWDKLTSSKKEGEMGFRDLRAFNLAVLAKQDLINPELDIWKYENIMAIFHRDEAEAICQIPLSRRNVPDSVFWLQNSRGLFTVKSAYHVAKRLLTDVNRSGSSRECAAKDVWTAIWKPRLPNKIKVFAWRACHEILPTAANLNRRKVITEDKCSVCTREMESTIHAL from the exons ATGGCTTGGGGTTCTCCAATAACTGATCCAGATACTATTGCCATTAAGGAAACTCAAAAGCAGCTGGATAGACTGAATAAGGCCGAACTTACTGAAGCTTCTAAAGcaaaatttttgagtttgagcaaaAGGATGGACGAACTTCTGCAAAAGCAAGAAATGTACAGGGCCCAACGGTTTAGAATAAATTGGATGAAACATGGCGATaggaatacaaaattttttcatgCCAAGGCATCACAAAGACGaaggaaaaattatataaatggCATCCGGAATTCTCAGTGGATGTGGGTGGAGAATTTGAAGGAGGTGGTTGAGGTAGCATCAGATTACTGTGATAACCTTTTTCAGGCAGGAGTGGGAGATCAGATGGAAGAGTGCTTGGATGCAGTGGAGAGTAGGGTGACTGATGACATGCGGGAATTTCTATCAACTCAATTTACTACTAAAGAAGTGAAGGTGGCCCTATTTCAAATGGGACCAACTAAAGCTCTAGGACCTGATGGTATGAATGctcatttttatcaaaaatactGGCATACTGTGGGTGATTCTGTTGTTTCAGCtgttctgaatttttttaataatggtaACATGCTCCCTAATATTAATCATACAAATATTGTGCTCATTCCTAAAGTACAAAATTCGGAGAGAATGTCTGAGTTTAGACCTATAAAtttgtgtaatgttatttacaaaattatttccaaGGTCTTGGCAAACAGGTTGAAACAGGTTCTACCTCAAATCATATCACCCACACAAAGTGCTTTTGTACCGGGGCGATTGATCACTGATAATGTGATGGTGGCCTATGAGACACTTCATACCATGCATGCTAGAAAAAAGGGGAAGAAGGGTTATTTGGCATTGAAGCTTGATATCAGCAAGGCCTATGACCGGATTGAGTGGCAATTCTGCAAA GCAAATTGggttgaaggaaaaattatagCAGAAATCCTCCAAACCTATGCAAGAGCTTCGAGGCAAAGTATCAATTTGGAAAAGTCTTCAGCCTATTTTAGCAGCAATACTCCGGAAAGGCAAAAAGACCATATTTTGGAGATTTTGAGAATAAAGGAGGTTGATCGGTTTGTAAATTACCTTGGCCTACCAACTCTGATTGGCCGGGCTAAGTATAACACATTCTCATACTTGAAGGACAGAATTTGGAAGAAGCTCCAAGGATGGAAGGGCATGTTGTTGTCTAGGGTTAGCAAGGAAATCCTTATCAAGGCTATGGCACAATCCATACCCACATACACTATGAGTGTATTTCAAATCACTCTGAAATTGTGTAATGAATTGGATGCGTTGTGTgcaaaattttggtggggtcaaatTGGCAACGAACTTAAAATTCATTGGAAGAGTTGGGATAAGCTAACATCATCAAAGAAAGAGGGTGAAATGGGGTTTCGAGATTTGAGAGCTTTTAATTTGGCTGTGTTGGCCAAGCAAG ATTTGATTAATCCGGAGCTGGACATATGGAAATATGAGAATATTATGGCTATATTTCATAGGGATGAAGCTGAAGCAATCTGCCAAATTCCATTGAGTAGAAGAAATGTTCCTGACTCTGTTTTTTGGTTGCAAAATTCAAGGGGTCTATTCACTGTTAAGTCTGCATATCACGTGGCTAAGAGGCTCTTAACTGATGTGAATCGGAGTGGATCATCGAGGGAATGTGCTGCAAAAGATGTCTGGACTGCAATATGGAAGCCTCGGctcccaaacaaaataaaagtattCGCTTGGAGAGCTTGTCACGAGATCCTCCCAACTGCAGCGAATTTGAACAGAAGAAAGGTGATTACTGAGGATAAATGCTCGGTCTGTACAAGGGAAATGGAGTCCACCATTCATGCACTTTGA